In Candidatus Kaelpia imicola, the genomic window TCGGTTATAGTGATAATTGTATTATTAAAAGGAGCCTGGATATGAGCAATTACAAATTCGACTCTCCTTGTAATCTTCTTTTTTTTAACTCTCTTCTTTAGCTGTTGAGCCATAACTAAGCCTCCTTTTTCTTCTTCTTGATCTTAATCGCACTAGGCCCCTTCCTTGTTCTGGCATTTGTCTTTGTTCTCTGCCCTCTTACAGGCAGGCCTAACTTATGCCTTCTGCCCCGATAAGAGCCTATCTCTATCAGATGTCTTATATTCTGCTGAACCTCGCGCCGAAGCTCACCTTCTACCGTATAAGTCTTCTGTATAAAATCAGCTAATTGAGAAATCTCATCATCGGTCAATTCATCTGTCTTCTTACTGCTATCCATACCGCAGCCCTTGAGTATCTCCTGAGCCCTTGAGCGACCAATTCCAAAAATATAAGCTAAAGCAAACTCTATTCTTTTATTTTTAGGAAGTTCAACACCAACTATTCTTGCCATACTATCCTCCTACTCAACACTTTTATCATTTCTCATTTTAAGTTATTATCCCTGCTTCTGTTTATGCTTCGGAATGGTGCAGATAACCCTTAAAACACCTTTCCTTTTTATGATTTTGCACTTATTACAAATCTTACGTACTGACGATTTTACTTTCATAAAAAACCACCTTATTACTTCCTATAGATTATCCTTCCCCTGGTAAGATCGTATGGAGAGAGCTCCAATAATACCTTATCGCCAGGCAATATTTTAATATAATGCATCCGCATCTTACCCGATACATGCGCTAAAACCTTATGCCCACCTTCAATCTCTACTTTGAAAGTTGCATTTGGCAAAGTCTCCGTTATCTTACCCTCTACCTGAATAGGTTCTTCTTTAGCCATATTAAAACTCCGTCAATACCTGAGGTTTACTTCCCCAGATAAGAATAGTATGTTCAAAATGGGCTGAGAGACTATTATCCTCAGTTACAGCGGTCCAGCCATCCTCTAAAATATTGACCCTATAATCTCCATCATTAACCATAGGCTCCAGTGCGAAGACCATACCGTTTTCAAGATAAGGCCCTATAGAAGGAGAGCCAAAATTAGGAATCTCAGGCTCCTCATGCAGTTCTCTCCCTATGCCGTGCCCGACAAACTTTCTCACGATAGAATAACCTCTATCTTCAACATAGCGCTGTATAGCTGATGATATATCCCCTAAAGTATTTCCGTTTAAGGCAGACGATATTCCATTGTAGAGAGCCTCTCTTGCTGTCCTGATTAACGTTTCCGCTTCAGCGGTTATCTCACCAACTGCAAAAGTAGCTGCCATATCACCGTAAAAACTTTTATATACAACACCAATATCTAAACTTAAGATGTCTCCCTCAGAGAGAAGACGACCTTCAGCCGGTATCCCGTGCACAACCTCATTATTTATAGAAGTACATATGCTCTTTGGATAACCCATATAGCCTTTAAACGCGGGTTTACAATGGAGTTCGGCAATCAATTCTTCGGCTGCACTATTCAAAGACTCAGTAGTTACGCCCGGCTTAATCTTCCTGCTTAACCTCTTCATAACAGAGGCAGTCTTCTTGCAAGCCTTCTTAACTCCTGCTATCTCTTCTTTGCTTTTTATTGGTATAGCCATCGTCAACATATTAGAGAACCTTAATATTAATATCTTTTAGCTTTTTCTCAACATGACTGAATACATCTTGAGCACTCAGATCTCCTGAGACCTTAAAGAGAATGCCTCTCTTGTCATAAAAATTTATAATATTTTCAATCTGCTCTCTATAGACTTCCAACCGTCTTTTGATAGTATCTTCCTTATCATCCTCTCTCTGGTAGAGCTCGCCACCGCACCTGTCGCATGTCCCCTCTTCTTTGGCTGGAGAATATTTTATATGATAATTAGCTCCGCAATGTATGCAGACGCGCCTTCCAGTCAAACGCTCAAGTATAACATTAACGCTGGCATTTAAATAAAGTACTATATCTACCCCTCTCTCTATCTCTTTGAGAAGAATATCTAAACCTTTGGTCTGTTCTATGGTTCTGGGAAAACCATCTAAAATAAAACCGCTATTTGCATCTTCTCCAGACAATTTCATCCTTACCATCTTAAGCACAACATCATCGGGAACCAATTCTCCCTTCTCAACATATCTCCTAAGCTCAGCTGCAATCTCACTACTGCTATCTTTAAGAATCTCTCTAAACATATCTCCTGTTGAGATATGAGGT contains:
- a CDS encoding adenylate kinase → MREHLNMIIMGSPGAGKGTQADLIARHYKIPHISTGDMFREILKDSSSEIAAELRRYVEKGELVPDDVVLKMVRMKLSGEDANSGFILDGFPRTIEQTKGLDILLKEIERGVDIVLYLNASVNVILERLTGRRVCIHCGANYHIKYSPAKEEGTCDRCGGELYQREDDKEDTIKRRLEVYREQIENIINFYDKRGILFKVSGDLSAQDVFSHVEKKLKDINIKVL
- the infA gene encoding translation initiation factor IF-1, with amino-acid sequence MAKEEPIQVEGKITETLPNATFKVEIEGGHKVLAHVSGKMRMHYIKILPGDKVLLELSPYDLTRGRIIYRK
- the rpmJ gene encoding 50S ribosomal protein L36, translating into MKVKSSVRKICNKCKIIKRKGVLRVICTIPKHKQKQG
- the map gene encoding type I methionyl aminopeptidase; its protein translation is MAIPIKSKEEIAGVKKACKKTASVMKRLSRKIKPGVTTESLNSAAEELIAELHCKPAFKGYMGYPKSICTSINNEVVHGIPAEGRLLSEGDILSLDIGVVYKSFYGDMAATFAVGEITAEAETLIRTAREALYNGISSALNGNTLGDISSAIQRYVEDRGYSIVRKFVGHGIGRELHEEPEIPNFGSPSIGPYLENGMVFALEPMVNDGDYRVNILEDGWTAVTEDNSLSAHFEHTILIWGSKPQVLTEF
- the rpsM gene encoding 30S ribosomal protein S13 produces the protein MARIVGVELPKNKRIEFALAYIFGIGRSRAQEILKGCGMDSSKKTDELTDDEISQLADFIQKTYTVEGELRREVQQNIRHLIEIGSYRGRRHKLGLPVRGQRTKTNARTRKGPSAIKIKKKKKEA